In Phaseolus vulgaris cultivar G19833 chromosome 10, P. vulgaris v2.0, whole genome shotgun sequence, a single genomic region encodes these proteins:
- the LOC137818754 gene encoding late embryogenesis abundant protein At1g64065: MVDREQARPLAPAIERPSSEEDDTSLQPQKQAHKKLIKRCACPLISLLLLAIVVIVLIFTVFRVKDPVMTMNGIKITTLELSNTDMTPQSGANMSLVADVSVKNPNVASFKYSNTTTSLYYRGIMVGEARLPPGRAKARRTIRMNVTIDVITDRLVSSPDFRTDLGSGLMTMSSFSRVPGQVKILNLFKRHVVVKMNCSTTFNISTQAIKEQSCLGKVKL; the protein is encoded by the coding sequence ATGGTAGATAGGGAGCAAGCAAGGCCCTTGGCCCCAGCAATAGAGCGTCCAAGCAGTGAAGAAGATGACACCTCTCTTCAACCCCAAAAACAAGCTCACAAAAAACTCATCAAACGATGTGCATGCCCATTAATCTCTCTACTTCTCCTAGCAATAGTGGTCATAGTTTTGATCTTCACAGTATTTCGTGTCAAGGACCCTGTGATGACCATGAACGGTATCAAAATCACAACGCTGGAACTTTCCAACACCGACATGACCCCTCAATCCGGGGCCAACATGTCCTTAGTCGCAGATGTGTCAGTGAAAAACCCCAACGTTGCATCCTTTAAGTATAGCAACACCACCACGAGTTTGTACTATCGTGGTATCATGGTGGGGGAGGCAAGACTACCGCCTGGGAGGGCCAAGGCCAGAAGAACAATAAGGATGAATGTAACCATTGATGTGATCACGGATCGTCTGGTTTCTAGCCCGGATTTCAGAACGGATCTTGGTTCAGGGTTGATGACTATGAGTAGCTTCTCTAGAGTTCCGGGGCAGGTGAAGATCTTGAACTTGTTTAAGAGACATGTTGTTGTGAAAATGAACTGCTCCACCACTTTTAATATCTCGACACAGGCTATTAAGGAGCAGAGTTGTTTGGGGAAGGTTAAACTTTAG
- the LOC137819178 gene encoding desiccation protectant protein Lea14 homolog, with product MSQLLGKATNFVSEKISEMAKPEASVSDVDFKRVSKDSMEYLVKVAVRNPYSTPIPICEINYSFKSASREIASGTIPDPGSLKGKDTTMVDVPVKVPYSILMSLAKDIGADWDIDYQLDLRLVIDLPVIGNFTIPLSHNGEIKLPTLSTMFA from the exons ATGTCGCAGTTGTTGGGTAAAGCGACGAACTTCGTGTCGGAGAAGATAAGCGAAATGGCGAAGCCTGAGGCGAGTGTGAGCGACGTGGACTTCAAGCGCGTGAGCAAAGATAGTATGGAGTACTTGGTGAAGGTCGCTGTTCGTAACCCTTATTCAACTCCGATTCCCATCTGTGAGATCAACTACTCTTTCAAAAGCGCGTCCAG GGAGATAGCATCAGGGACAATTCCGGACCCAGGATCTTTGAAGGGAAAGGACACGACCATGGTGGATGTCCCAGTTAAGGTTCCATACAGCATATTAATGTCCCTTGCTAAGGACATTGGTGCTGACTGGGACATAGACTACCAACTGGATCTTCGGCTCGTTATTGACCTTCCTGTCATTGGCAACTTCACCATCCCTCTCTCTCACAACGGAGAGATCAAGCTTCCAACCCTCTCTACCATGTTTGCCTAG
- the LOC137819177 gene encoding 3-methyl-2-oxobutanoate hydroxymethyltransferase 1, mitochondrial-like: protein MASLLRARNASRGSMASLLRCFSNVPENTVYSGPTAQNPNKRVTLRHLSEKHRSSQPITMVTAYDYPAAVHLDTAAVDICLVGDSAAMVVHGHDTTLPITLDEMLVHCRAVARGAKTPLLVGDLPFGTYESNPNQAVDTAVRILKEGGMDAIKLEGGSPSRIVAAKAIVEAGIAVMGHVGLTPQAISVLGGFRPQGRNVASAVKVVETALALQEAGCFSVVLECVPPPVAAAATAALQIPTIGIGAGPFCSGQVLVYHDLLGMLQHPHHAKVTPKFCKQYARVGDVINKALLEYKEDVTNGSFPDARHSPYKISKTDADVFSNELQRLGLEKAASAAFEAVQKMDTA, encoded by the exons ATGGCGTCTTTGTTGCGAGCGAGAAACGCTTCTCGTGGCTCTATGGCGAGTCTTCTCCGTTGCTTCAGCAACGTTCCCGAGAACACCGTCTATTCGGGTCCCACGGCGCAGAACCCGAACAAGCGAGTCACGCTCAGGCACTTGAGCGAGAAGCACCGATCGTCCCAGCCCATCACCATGGTCACCGCTTACGATTACCCCGCCGCCGTTCACCTCGACACCGCCGCCGTCGACATCTGTCTCGTAGGCGACTCCGCCGCCATGGTGGTCCACGGCCACGACACCACGCTCCCCATCACGCTCGACGAGATGCTTGTCCACTGCCGCGCCGTGGCCCGCGGGGCCAAGACGCCGCTCCTCGTCGGGGACTTGCCTTTCGGGACCTACGAGTCCAATCCCAATCAG GCGGTGGATACAGCGGTTCGGATTTTGAAGGAAGGTGGAATGGATGCCATAAAACTTGAAGGAGGGTCTCCTTCCAGAATTGTTGCAGCGAAGGCTATTGTTGAGGCTGGAATTGCTGTCATGGGCCATGTGGGTCTTACTCCTCAGGCCATTAGTGTTTTAGGAGGGTTTAGACCTCAAGGAAGAAATGTTGCCAGTGCTGTCAAG GTTGTAGAGACTGCATTGGCTTTGCAAGAAGCAGGGTGTTTTTCTGTTGTTCTAGAATGTGTGCCTCCGCCGGTTGCCGCCGCAGCAACGGCAGCCCTTCAAATTCCCACAATTGGAATTGGTGCTGGACCCTTTTGCAGTGGACAG GTGCTGGTTTACCATGATCTGCTTGGTATGCTACAACACCCCCACCATGCAAAG GTTACTCCAAAATTCTGTAAGCAGTATGCACGTGTAGGAGACGTCATCAATAAAGCCTTACTGGAGTATAAGGAAGATGTTACAAATGGTTCGTTTCCTGATGCTCGCCATAGCCCGTACAAAATAAGCAAGACAGATGCAGAtgttttttcaaatgagttgCAGAGGTTAGGTTTGGAAAAGGCAGCATCTGCTGCATTTGAAGCAGTTCAGAAGATGGATACGGCTTAA
- the LOC137819213 gene encoding uncharacterized protein, which produces MALTAFTSINRIHGSTLMFPPKQHDHNLRIHRFRCSGTNPNEDSQQPQNNALLKLAWYSSELLGIAASVFRSPTTAEPPPQRLLQTIHRAAVVDTIKEDFQRSYFVTGDLTLNAYEEDCEFADPAGSFKGLQRFKRNCTNFGSLLEMSNMKLMKWEDFEDKGIGHWRFSCILSFPWRPILSATGYTEYYFDAQSGKVCRHVEHWNVPKKALFKQILRPSRGFGLKDYLNKWLKMVQMKL; this is translated from the exons ATGGCATTAACTGCCTTTACTTCAATCAACAGAATTCATGGTAGCACTTTGATGTTTCCTCCCAAACAACATGATCACAACCTTAGAATTCACAGGTTTCGATGCAGTGGAACTAACCCAAATGAAGATTCACAGCAACCACAGAACAATGCCCTTCTCAAACTTGCATGGTATAGTTCCGAGCTTCTTGGCATTGCAGCTTCCGTTTTCCGTTCACCAACTACTGCGGAACCTCCTCCTCAGCGGCTTCTTCAGACCATTCATCGAGCTGCAGTTGTGGACACCATCAAAGAAGACTTCCAAAGATCCTATTTTGTCACAG GAGATCTGACACTAAATGCTTATGAAGAGGATTGCGAATTTGCGGATCCAGCAGGGTCATTTAAAGGGCTTCAGCGTTTCAAAAGGAACTGCACTAATTTTGGGTCCCTTCTGGAGATGTCAAACATGAAGCTTATGAAGTGGGAAGATTTTGAA GATAAAGGAATTGGCCACTGGCGGTTCAGCTGTATCTTGTCCTTTCCTTGGAGGCCCATTCTTTCTG CAACTGGATACACAGAATACTATTTTGATGCACAATCTGGAAAAGTATGCAG GCATGTGGAGCACTGGAATGTTCCCAAAAAGGCATTGTTCAAGCAAATTCTAAGGCCTAGCCGTGGATTTGGCTTAAAAGATTATTTGAATAAGTGGTTGAAAATGGTGCAGATGAAGCTTTAA